A window of Microbacterium lushaniae genomic DNA:
CAACAAGTCCGACGTCGCCACGCGCGAGATGGTCGAGGACGCCGACGTGGTCGAGGGGGCCCGCGCGATCGGATTCGACCTGGGCGTCCCCGGCCCCAGCGACCTCGGCGTCGTCGACGGCATTCTCGTGGACCGGGCGTTCCTGGCCGAGCGGCACTCGTCCGCGCTCGAACTGACGACGGTGTCCGAGCTCGCCGCCGAGGGGCTGGGTGCTCCACACATCGTGTCGAACATCCTCGCCGCCGCCGCCCTGGCGCGGTCGCGGGATGTCGAGCCGGCGGCGATCCGCGCGGCGCTGCGCTCGTTCGCCCTGGACCCGCACCGCATCCAGGTCGTCGCCGTGCACGAGGGCGTCACGTGGATCGACGACTCCAAGGCCACGAACCCGCACGCCGCCGCATCCTCTCTCGCCGCCTATCCGGGTGCGCTGTGGATCGTCGGCGGAATGCTCAAGGGTGTCGACATCGCCCCGCTCGTGGCCGGCCGAGGGGGCGGCGCGAAGGCCGCGATCGTCATCGGCGCCGACCGCACCGACGTGCTGGCGGCGTTCGCGCGACACGCCCCCGAGGTCCCCGTCTTCGAGGTCGACCCCGCAGAGACTGAGAACGTCATGGCACGGGTCGTCGACCTGGCGCTGGACGTCGCCCGCGACGGAGACGTGGTGCTGCTGGCACCGGCGGCGGCGTCCTTCGATCAGTTCTCGTCCTACGCCGACCGCGGCACGCGCTTCGCCGACGCGGTGAGGGAACGCATCAGCGCAGGAGAGGGGGGTGCACGTGACCACGACGACACCGCCCCCGACGCAGGCGCCTGACCCTTCGGAGCCCTCGCGCGGCGGCCTGGCCGCGCGCGTGTCGCTCGGCCGGGTCTTCACACCGGTGCCGAGCGAGTTCCTCCTCATCGCCTCCACCGCGCTGCTGCTGACGGGCTTCGGCCTGGTGATGGTGCTCTCGGCCACCTCCGCCCTCGGCGGTGGTCAGGACCCGTTCGAGCACGTGATCAAGCAGGGTGTCTTCGCCGTCCTCGGCATCCCGGTGATGTTCGTCGCGAGCCGGTTCCCGGTGAGCTTCTGGCGCAAGGTCGCGTGGCTCGCCCTCATCGGGGCGACCGCGTTCCAGCTGCTCGTGTTCGTCCCAGGGCTCGGCGTGGAGTCGTACGGAAACCGCAACTGGGTCTCCCTCGGCGGCATCCAGTTCCAGCCGGCGGAGTTCCTCAAGATCGCCCTCGCGCTGTGGATGGGCGCCGTCCTGTACCGCAAGCGCACGCTCCTGCGCTCGTGGGCGCACGTGTTCATCCCCGTCGTCCCGGTCGGGGCGCTCGTGATCGCCACGGTCCTCGCCGGCCGCGACCTGGGGACGGCGATGATCCTGTTCCTCGTCGTCCTGGCGGCCCTGTTCTTCTCCGGCGTGCGGCTGCGCATCTTCATCATCCCGGCGCTGCTGGCGGTCGCGGCCGTCGTGACGCTGGCGCTGAGCAGCGAGAACCGCCGCGCGCGCATCTTCAGCTTCCTCCGTCCCGACAGCGTCGACTGCTACTACGACACGTGCTACCAGGCGCTGCACGCGGTGTGGGGCTTGGCGTCGGGCGGAATCTTCGGCCTCGGGCTGGGCAACTCCAAGGAGAAGTACGACTGGCTCCCCGCCGCCGCCAACGACTACATCTTCGCGATCGTGGGCGAGGAGCTCGGCCTCATCGGCTGCGCCGTCGTGCTCGGCCTGTTCGCGTTGTTCGCCGTCGGGGCCTTCCACATCATCCGCAAGACCGACGACCCCTTCGTGCGCATCGTCTCCGGTGCCATCACGATCTGGATCGTCGGGCAGGCGCTGATCAACATCGGCGTCGTGCTGCGGGTCTTCCCCGTGCTGGGCGTGCCGCTGCCGTTCATGTCGCAGGGTGGCACGAGCCTGCTCTCCGTGCTGCTCGCGTGCGGAGTGCTGCTGTCCTTCGCCCGGACCCTCCCCGTGCGCCAGCGCTGACCCCGAGCCCCTGCGGGAACGCTCAGGCGGCGGCGGTTAGGGTCGGATGGTGACGACCTACCTCCTCGCCGGCGGCGGCACGGCCGGCCACGTCAACCCGCTGCTGGCGGTGGCCGACGGCCTGCACGAGCGCGATCCCGATGCCGCCGTGTACGTCCTCGGCACGCGCGAGGGCCTGGAGGCCCGGCTGGTCCCGCTGCGCGGATACGAGCTGCTCGTGGTCGACAAGGTTCCGTTCCCGCGCCGCCCCGACCGTGCTGCCGCGACGTTCCCCACGCGCTTCCGCCGGGCCATCGCGCAGGTGCGCGCGCACCTCCGCGACCACGAGGTGGATGTCGTCACGGGCTTCGGCGGCTACGCGTCGGCCCCTGCCTACGTCGCCGCCCGGCGCGCGGGCGTGCCGGTGGTGGTCCATGAGGCCAACGCCAAGCCGGGGCTTGCGAACGTGCTCGGCGCGCGCACTGCCGCCGCCGTGGGCGTGGCCTTCGCCGGCACGCCGCTGCGCGGGGCCCGTGTGGTGGGAATGCCGCTGCGCCGTGAGATCGTGGATCTGGATGCCGCGGCATCCCGCCCCGCGGCCGCCGAGCACTTCGGCCTGGACGCCGGACGTCCCACGCTCCTCGTCTTCGGCGGATCGCTGGGCGCGCTGCGCCTGAACCAGGCCTTCGGGG
This region includes:
- the murD gene encoding UDP-N-acetylmuramoyl-L-alanine--D-glutamate ligase, producing MSTARVDTLTSWHADWRGLRVAVLGLSTTGFSVADTLAELGADVYVFTESADEEYARLLPVIGARLWTGPLHEVPEELAAFEPEVVVASPGFEPRHPVIAWTQERGTPLWGDIELAWRVRDKVLRPDGSPADWMLITGTNGKTTTTRLTASMLVAGGLRAAPVGNIGVPVLDAVRDPGGFDVLVVEVSSHQLWYLGLAPVDGPDPLSPYAAVCLNLADDHLEWHGSFQAYRDAKAVVYRNTRVACVYNKSDVATREMVEDADVVEGARAIGFDLGVPGPSDLGVVDGILVDRAFLAERHSSALELTTVSELAAEGLGAPHIVSNILAAAALARSRDVEPAAIRAALRSFALDPHRIQVVAVHEGVTWIDDSKATNPHAAASSLAAYPGALWIVGGMLKGVDIAPLVAGRGGGAKAAIVIGADRTDVLAAFARHAPEVPVFEVDPAETENVMARVVDLALDVARDGDVVLLAPAAASFDQFSSYADRGTRFADAVRERISAGEGGARDHDDTAPDAGA
- the ftsW gene encoding putative lipid II flippase FtsW, whose product is MTTTTPPPTQAPDPSEPSRGGLAARVSLGRVFTPVPSEFLLIASTALLLTGFGLVMVLSATSALGGGQDPFEHVIKQGVFAVLGIPVMFVASRFPVSFWRKVAWLALIGATAFQLLVFVPGLGVESYGNRNWVSLGGIQFQPAEFLKIALALWMGAVLYRKRTLLRSWAHVFIPVVPVGALVIATVLAGRDLGTAMILFLVVLAALFFSGVRLRIFIIPALLAVAAVVTLALSSENRRARIFSFLRPDSVDCYYDTCYQALHAVWGLASGGIFGLGLGNSKEKYDWLPAAANDYIFAIVGEELGLIGCAVVLGLFALFAVGAFHIIRKTDDPFVRIVSGAITIWIVGQALINIGVVLRVFPVLGVPLPFMSQGGTSLLSVLLACGVLLSFARTLPVRQR
- a CDS encoding UDP-N-acetylglucosamine--N-acetylmuramyl-(pentapeptide) pyrophosphoryl-undecaprenol N-acetylglucosamine transferase; translated protein: MTTYLLAGGGTAGHVNPLLAVADGLHERDPDAAVYVLGTREGLEARLVPLRGYELLVVDKVPFPRRPDRAAATFPTRFRRAIAQVRAHLRDHEVDVVTGFGGYASAPAYVAARRAGVPVVVHEANAKPGLANVLGARTAAAVGVAFAGTPLRGARVVGMPLRREIVDLDAAASRPAAAEHFGLDAGRPTLLVFGGSLGALRLNQAFGGSWQDVLAAGWQLLHVTGDRSDLPDPGVPGYAVVRYVDRMDLAYALADVIVSRSGAATVSEVSALSIPAVYVPYAVGNGEQRLNAAAAVRAGAARIIPDAELTPERVRAEVVPLLQDADARQAMRDAAASVGTRTGTQNVISLIDDALARRR